The Sphingobacterium bambusae genome includes a window with the following:
- a CDS encoding ABC transporter permease: MITNYIKIAWRNLLKNNGYSSINILGLAIGLACCLLVVLYIQDELSFDHYHTKKDRIYRVVHDWKEKNGMETQQIWGNAPVGAALKADFPEVQTVVQFSGQISILLKQGEKAFQEERVFCMDSTAFDMFSWTCIAGNPHTALAAPYSIVLTETMAKKYFADSNPIGQTLEGGVTGGRAAPGIYTVTAVIKDLPSNSHFTFDALLSMSSFRQSWAEVFEQWGYVDFYTYLLLPDGYDIHKLEKQVPDFIARHQASQDGKYSIHFEPMLGAYLNSKADRQPGPVGNMQNIYIFAIIGAFILCIACVNFMNLATSRSLERAKEVGVRKVVGASRKNLIVQFMSESLLLVVFAALLALALVICSLPFMEMFAGKRFALSSLFQMQTFSLFIGIVLVTSLVAASYPAFVLANFKPVKVFKGSSGLAMGGTWLRKGLVVFQFGLSIALIAGTLIVFSQLRHLQQTDLGFQKTQMLVIDFNYDNQVLQNLDAIKQTFAQQKDVLSVSASRSIPGSYFPNAGTQIELPDGEMKPLNQAIFEVDVDFIANFGIQMAAGRPYSRDFPADTINSLVINEAAAKLWGYPDPEKIIGKRFAQWGREGQVIGVVKDFNYLSLHQKIEPLTLRLEPLSSKFITLKIQQASNPETIAKLADIWSTVAPHRPFLYSFLDNSFNRQYEADYRFRRLFSAFSGLALFIACLGLLGLATYTAQQRTKEIGVRKVLGASTFSIVKLLSIDFLRLVIIALFIAVPLAWWAMNQWLSDFAYHITIPWWIFAIAGASSLFIALFTISGQAIRASMANPVDSLRDE, from the coding sequence ATGATCACGAACTACATAAAAATCGCTTGGCGAAACCTCTTGAAAAACAATGGATATTCGTCGATCAACATCCTCGGCCTAGCTATAGGGCTGGCATGTTGCCTATTGGTTGTTCTGTACATCCAAGACGAGCTTTCCTTTGACCATTATCATACCAAAAAGGACCGCATCTATCGTGTAGTGCACGATTGGAAAGAAAAAAATGGGATGGAAACACAGCAGATATGGGGTAATGCGCCCGTAGGCGCAGCGCTGAAAGCCGATTTTCCAGAGGTGCAAACGGTCGTGCAGTTTTCCGGTCAGATATCCATCCTGCTGAAGCAAGGCGAAAAGGCATTTCAGGAAGAACGCGTGTTCTGTATGGACTCCACGGCTTTTGATATGTTCAGCTGGACATGTATTGCAGGCAATCCCCACACCGCATTGGCCGCACCTTACTCTATCGTATTGACCGAGACTATGGCCAAGAAATACTTTGCCGACAGCAATCCTATTGGCCAAACCTTGGAAGGAGGCGTCACCGGCGGCCGCGCCGCGCCCGGCATATACACAGTCACGGCCGTCATCAAAGACCTCCCTTCCAACTCCCATTTCACCTTCGATGCCTTACTCTCCATGAGTTCGTTTCGGCAATCTTGGGCTGAAGTATTCGAGCAATGGGGTTACGTAGATTTCTATACCTACCTGCTCTTGCCCGACGGCTACGACATCCACAAACTGGAGAAACAGGTACCCGATTTTATTGCGCGCCATCAGGCATCTCAAGATGGTAAATACAGCATTCACTTCGAACCCATGCTGGGCGCCTATCTAAACTCCAAAGCAGACCGCCAACCTGGCCCTGTGGGAAACATGCAAAATATCTATATTTTCGCGATCATCGGCGCTTTCATCCTCTGCATCGCCTGCGTCAATTTTATGAACCTCGCTACCTCCCGTTCGCTGGAACGCGCCAAGGAGGTCGGCGTACGTAAAGTTGTGGGCGCCAGCCGAAAAAACTTGATCGTGCAGTTTATGAGTGAGTCGCTCCTGCTCGTGGTCTTCGCAGCACTATTGGCCTTGGCACTCGTCATCTGCTCATTGCCTTTTATGGAGATGTTTGCCGGCAAACGCTTTGCGCTGTCCAGTTTATTCCAAATGCAAACCTTCAGCCTCTTTATCGGTATTGTCTTGGTCACCTCCTTGGTTGCGGCCAGCTATCCCGCATTTGTATTAGCAAACTTCAAGCCGGTCAAAGTGTTTAAAGGTTCATCTGGCTTAGCGATGGGCGGGACTTGGCTGAGAAAAGGATTGGTCGTTTTCCAATTCGGTTTGTCCATCGCGTTGATTGCGGGCACCTTGATTGTCTTTTCACAACTGCGCCACCTACAACAAACGGATCTAGGCTTCCAGAAAACCCAAATGCTAGTCATTGATTTTAACTACGACAATCAGGTCTTGCAAAACCTGGATGCCATCAAACAAACCTTTGCCCAGCAAAAGGATGTCCTCTCCGTTTCCGCCTCCCGAAGTATCCCGGGCTCTTATTTCCCTAATGCTGGCACACAGATCGAGCTGCCCGACGGTGAAATGAAACCCTTAAACCAAGCCATATTCGAGGTGGATGTCGACTTTATTGCGAACTTCGGTATACAGATGGCCGCCGGCCGGCCCTATTCTAGGGACTTCCCCGCCGACACCATCAACTCACTGGTCATCAATGAGGCAGCGGCCAAACTGTGGGGCTACCCCGATCCAGAAAAGATCATTGGAAAGCGTTTCGCACAATGGGGACGTGAGGGGCAGGTCATCGGCGTCGTGAAAGACTTCAACTACCTCTCGCTCCATCAAAAAATAGAACCGTTGACCCTACGCCTAGAACCGTTGAGCAGCAAGTTCATAACCTTGAAGATACAACAGGCCAGCAATCCGGAAACAATCGCTAAACTGGCCGACATATGGTCCACCGTAGCGCCGCATCGCCCTTTTCTATACAGCTTTCTTGACAATAGTTTCAACCGCCAATATGAAGCAGACTATCGCTTCAGACGACTGTTCTCCGCGTTCTCGGGCTTGGCCCTTTTCATCGCCTGTCTAGGCTTGTTGGGCTTGGCAACCTACACGGCGCAGCAACGCACCAAAGAAATAGGCGTGCGTAAAGTGTTGGGCGCATCTACCTTTAGTATCGTCAAGTTGCTCTCTATCGACTTTCTGCGCTTGGTCATCATCGCTCTATTTATTGCCGTTCCCTTGGCCTGGTGGGCCATGAATCAATGGCTCAGTGACTTTGCCTATCATATTACCATTCCATGGTGGATTTTTGCCATCGCTGGCGCCAGCTCCTTGTTTATCGCCCTCTTTACCATCAGCGGTCAAGCGATACGCGCTTCCATGGCTAACCCGGTAGATAGCTTAAGAGATGAGTAG
- a CDS encoding ABC transporter permease gives MSSIYLTTKIAWRNLRKHKVHSSINIVGLLCSMAFVLLISAYIWQAYQVNAGLRNKDRQFALQSSYKQPGIGLDLTTVGALPRALKEEYPALVANYYRLDGLTCIISNGTEVFEENVSLGDSTLLSMYGFSLLQGNANTALSNPFSVVIDEQAAMKYFGKKEAVGERLRIRNFAGEQRDFEVTAVIHQASENSIMRLMPSMQTAIFLPMSSEQYFGRDVNNWQNLWIAGFIELQEGVTPEQLQQPIKKLLEQHADKQIAENLQPQLKPLATYYLDDNQGAIRQLLLVLSLTAAFLIIMAIINFVNLSISQSLTRLKEVGLRKILGSSRKQLIVQLLAEYCLMVCIAGLLALALYPLLAPWFSSVMMKDLPALSALPFRFFVLFFAGNVVLGLLAGIYPALKLSSNPVVSAVKNQLNEYGGKHLIRRSLLLLQFAVAVLVLISSVIIARQVDVFINGQLGYNKDYLLTAQVPRDWSESGLHNIQQVQQELRQLAQVKDISLSYGIPNSFGNGIQTVSKVGAEEGVDALVITSDQHFAATYEIPLLAGQFFATQEDPSISTKVVINRKAAQTLGYATVDEALGQSIQLFDGEFTGTIAGVTEDFYANSMHSASPAVVWVPVQASMQYRFLSIRLQAGPIAPAVAALERRWKELMPDAPFQYKFIDETIQAMYSTEIQLKRAAQTATAISMLIVLLGVIGLTSLSINLRLKEIGIRKVLGANLRNMVLLFSKEFFVIFAVALCVSIPLTYFFMHRWLMNYAVKIDLQPLLFIIPIIGLSTVLLLFIAGLVLRANTHNPIKSLRDE, from the coding sequence ATGTCCAGCATATACCTAACAACGAAAATCGCTTGGCGCAATTTGCGCAAGCATAAAGTACACAGCAGCATCAACATTGTAGGCTTACTGTGCAGCATGGCTTTTGTGCTGTTGATAAGCGCCTACATATGGCAGGCCTATCAGGTAAACGCTGGATTACGAAACAAGGATAGGCAATTTGCTTTACAAAGCAGTTATAAACAACCCGGCATAGGGCTCGACCTGACGACAGTCGGCGCCTTGCCGCGTGCGCTTAAGGAGGAGTATCCAGCGCTCGTTGCCAACTACTACCGGCTCGATGGCCTGACCTGCATCATCTCCAACGGCACGGAAGTATTTGAAGAAAACGTATCCCTAGGCGATTCCACCCTACTCAGCATGTACGGGTTTTCCTTGCTACAGGGCAATGCCAATACAGCCCTATCCAATCCCTTTTCGGTCGTCATCGACGAACAGGCGGCTATGAAATATTTCGGAAAGAAAGAAGCTGTGGGTGAGCGACTGCGTATTCGCAACTTTGCGGGAGAGCAGCGTGATTTCGAAGTGACCGCCGTAATCCATCAGGCTTCGGAGAATTCTATCATGCGCTTGATGCCCAGTATGCAGACCGCGATTTTCCTGCCCATGAGTAGTGAGCAATATTTCGGACGCGACGTAAACAACTGGCAGAACCTATGGATTGCTGGCTTCATCGAGCTTCAAGAGGGCGTCACACCCGAGCAGCTCCAGCAGCCTATAAAAAAATTACTGGAACAGCATGCAGATAAACAGATTGCCGAGAACCTGCAGCCACAGCTGAAGCCCCTTGCGACCTACTACCTAGACGACAATCAGGGAGCGATCAGACAGCTGCTTTTGGTATTAAGTTTGACAGCGGCCTTCCTCATCATCATGGCCATTATCAACTTTGTGAACCTCAGCATCAGCCAAAGCCTCACGCGGCTGAAGGAAGTAGGCCTGCGCAAGATCTTAGGCAGCAGCCGTAAACAGCTTATCGTGCAGCTTCTCGCAGAATACTGCTTGATGGTATGTATAGCAGGTCTGCTTGCACTGGCACTCTATCCGCTGCTGGCGCCTTGGTTTTCATCTGTGATGATGAAAGACCTTCCTGCCCTATCCGCGCTTCCTTTCCGCTTTTTCGTTCTGTTCTTCGCGGGCAATGTGGTTCTTGGCCTTCTAGCAGGTATTTATCCAGCACTGAAATTATCGAGCAATCCGGTTGTCAGTGCGGTCAAGAATCAATTGAACGAATATGGCGGCAAGCACCTTATCCGACGATCGCTCCTATTGCTGCAGTTTGCCGTAGCTGTGCTGGTGCTCATATCATCGGTCATCATCGCTAGGCAAGTGGATGTATTCATCAACGGACAGCTGGGCTACAACAAAGATTATTTGCTTACTGCGCAGGTGCCACGCGATTGGTCTGAAAGCGGCTTGCACAATATCCAGCAGGTACAGCAAGAGCTTAGGCAGCTAGCGCAGGTAAAAGATATCAGCCTCTCCTACGGCATACCCAATTCCTTTGGCAATGGGATACAAACGGTTAGTAAGGTGGGCGCTGAAGAAGGAGTCGACGCCTTGGTCATCACTTCCGATCAGCATTTCGCAGCAACTTACGAGATACCTCTATTGGCAGGGCAGTTTTTCGCAACACAAGAAGATCCCTCCATTTCCACCAAAGTGGTGATTAATAGAAAGGCCGCGCAAACACTGGGCTACGCCACAGTCGATGAAGCCCTCGGGCAATCGATACAGCTTTTCGATGGCGAGTTTACCGGAACTATTGCCGGCGTCACCGAAGATTTCTATGCAAACTCGATGCACAGCGCATCACCCGCTGTTGTTTGGGTTCCCGTGCAGGCCAGCATGCAGTACCGCTTTCTGAGCATCCGGCTCCAAGCAGGTCCCATTGCCCCTGCCGTCGCTGCCTTGGAACGCCGATGGAAAGAGCTGATGCCCGACGCTCCGTTTCAATACAAGTTCATCGACGAGACAATCCAAGCTATGTATAGCACCGAAATACAGCTAAAACGCGCCGCCCAGACGGCCACAGCAATATCGATGCTCATCGTTCTGCTCGGCGTTATCGGCCTCACATCGCTTTCTATCAATCTGCGCCTGAAAGAGATTGGAATCCGAAAGGTTTTAGGAGCCAACCTCCGCAATATGGTGCTGCTGTTCAGCAAGGAATTTTTCGTCATTTTTGCGGTAGCCTTATGTGTCAGTATTCCTCTTACCTATTTCTTCATGCACCGGTGGCTGATGAACTATGCGGTAAAGATCGATCTGCAGCCGCTATTATTTATCATCCCAATCATCGGTTTATCCACAGTTTTACTTTTGTTTATCGCCGGGCTAGTGCTGCGAGCCAACACCCACAATCCTATAAAAAGCCTACGGGACGAGTAA
- a CDS encoding ABC transporter permease, whose product MITNYIKIAWRSLIKAKALSAIHIFGLAVAIAASTLLYLTAMFELSFDNFHEHREQVGLLYTETQPEEGTKRSSTVSSPLAPVLKNGFPEMEYVSRYMNSGIILRNGDKQLEASNKYVDPDFLSIFSFPFVAGNTSALNELDNLVIDETTASNLFGSSSVIGKQVEVYQNGKWGSKTISAVLSKISKNSSLTFNTLLRFEHKPNYQANLNDWGHEDHSVFVKLKSGSINDEAFTKKAKPFVDLYYKDEINMRKRDGWGVDKNGAYVALHLLPLTKYHRNDLDVGHGSAPLFPWILLIIAGLILFIACSNFINLSLANSFARNREIGTRKTLGGTTAQLMLQLWTESFLLCLLATLIGIGLAWVLLGQYNAIMNYSLSIAQLLSPLNLVFFLLTFLLLTMLSGGYPAWRIAKANIIQTLKGKASIKSSKLRNSLTVLQFSIAIVLILATIIIGIQLRYIAERPLGFDKTEVISIPIGEGIDHENAVQQMRVALAAQPWVESVSASDLNLGRGRDGSMSTSRFGFDFEGRQVYTNFMRVDYDYLKTLGIQLLQGRDFDRSFSNDTLTVIINKQMAAQLGGADKVLGKNLSMDGNPQIIGIIDDFNYQDLRRKVEPLTLSINPNIFSVAYIFVRVKTDNLSESMTKLEEIWKKVNPKANIAASYLDENTQNMYRDEQRFVQIVISGAVVAIAISCLGLFALALLMINKRVKEIGIRKVLGSSVMQIVVLLSKEFVKLMLLAFIIASPLAWWMMNAWLQSYAYRIEITWWMFAAAGVLTIGIALATIAWQTLRAATSNPVDSLRDE is encoded by the coding sequence ATGATAACGAACTACATAAAAATTGCTTGGCGGTCTCTAATTAAGGCCAAAGCACTGAGTGCAATCCACATCTTTGGACTGGCTGTGGCCATTGCTGCCTCTACTTTGCTTTACCTGACAGCCATGTTCGAGCTGTCTTTCGATAATTTCCACGAGCACCGCGAGCAGGTAGGCTTGCTATACACCGAAACACAGCCAGAGGAAGGAACGAAACGAAGCTCCACCGTATCCTCCCCCTTAGCTCCCGTATTAAAAAACGGCTTTCCAGAGATGGAGTATGTCAGCCGATACATGAACAGCGGTATTATCCTAAGAAACGGGGACAAGCAACTGGAAGCAAGCAACAAATATGTTGACCCCGACTTCCTATCGATCTTCAGCTTTCCCTTTGTAGCGGGAAACACATCGGCCTTAAACGAGCTGGATAACCTGGTGATCGATGAAACCACGGCCAGCAACCTTTTCGGCAGTAGCTCCGTCATCGGCAAACAGGTCGAGGTCTACCAAAACGGAAAATGGGGATCAAAGACCATCAGCGCCGTGCTCTCTAAAATATCTAAAAATTCCAGCTTGACATTCAACACGCTTTTGCGTTTTGAACATAAACCAAACTACCAAGCCAATCTCAACGATTGGGGGCACGAAGACCACAGTGTTTTTGTAAAACTTAAATCGGGCTCAATAAACGACGAGGCCTTTACCAAAAAAGCAAAGCCTTTTGTGGATCTGTATTATAAAGATGAGATTAATATGCGCAAGCGCGATGGCTGGGGCGTGGACAAAAACGGCGCTTACGTAGCCCTCCACCTGCTGCCTTTAACCAAGTATCACCGCAACGATCTCGATGTTGGCCACGGCTCAGCTCCCTTGTTTCCATGGATCTTGTTGATTATTGCAGGGCTGATCCTTTTCATTGCCTGCTCTAATTTCATCAACCTATCCTTAGCCAACTCCTTTGCTAGAAATAGAGAAATAGGCACACGGAAAACGTTGGGCGGCACCACGGCACAGCTGATGTTACAACTTTGGACAGAATCCTTCTTACTGTGTCTGCTGGCTACCTTAATCGGCATCGGACTTGCTTGGGTGTTGCTGGGCCAGTACAATGCGATTATGAACTACAGCCTCTCCATCGCCCAGTTGCTATCGCCATTAAATCTTGTTTTCTTCTTGCTGACCTTCCTCCTGCTAACCATGCTATCTGGAGGATACCCCGCTTGGCGAATTGCAAAAGCCAATATTATACAAACATTAAAAGGAAAAGCATCCATCAAAAGCAGCAAGCTGCGCAATAGCTTGACCGTACTGCAGTTTTCAATCGCCATTGTCTTAATCTTGGCTACCATCATTATCGGTATCCAATTGCGCTACATCGCCGAGCGCCCTTTAGGCTTTGACAAAACGGAAGTGATCAGTATCCCCATTGGCGAAGGGATAGACCATGAAAATGCTGTACAACAAATGCGCGTAGCTCTTGCGGCACAGCCTTGGGTAGAAAGCGTCAGCGCATCAGATCTCAACCTAGGCCGTGGCCGCGATGGATCCATGTCGACCAGCCGCTTTGGCTTTGATTTCGAAGGACGACAGGTCTACACCAATTTCATGCGCGTAGATTACGACTACCTGAAGACCCTCGGTATCCAGCTCCTGCAAGGGCGAGACTTCGACCGCAGCTTCTCCAACGATACGCTTACCGTCATCATCAATAAGCAGATGGCGGCGCAGCTGGGCGGTGCTGATAAGGTATTGGGCAAAAACCTCAGCATGGATGGAAATCCGCAGATCATCGGCATTATCGACGACTTCAACTACCAGGATCTACGCAGAAAGGTGGAACCATTGACCTTATCCATCAACCCCAACATCTTCTCCGTTGCTTATATCTTTGTGCGCGTGAAGACCGACAATCTGAGCGAGAGCATGACCAAGCTAGAGGAAATCTGGAAAAAGGTAAATCCAAAGGCTAACATTGCCGCATCCTACCTCGATGAGAATACGCAGAATATGTATCGCGACGAGCAACGCTTCGTCCAGATCGTCATCAGCGGTGCGGTTGTAGCCATAGCGATATCCTGCCTCGGCCTTTTTGCATTGGCTCTACTGATGATCAACAAACGTGTAAAAGAAATCGGAATACGAAAAGTATTGGGTTCCTCAGTCATGCAGATCGTTGTTTTACTATCCAAAGAGTTTGTCAAGCTGATGCTCCTAGCTTTTATCATCGCGTCGCCGCTAGCCTGGTGGATGATGAACGCTTGGCTGCAGAGTTACGCCTACCGCATCGAAATCACCTGGTGGATGTTTGCCGCAGCTGGTGTACTGACAATTGGTATCGCGCTTGCAACCATCGCCTGGCAAACGTTGCGCGCCGCAACCAGCAATCCAGTCGACAGCTTGAGAGATGAGTAG